The genomic region attgaatgttgagatacctaccaaggaaacGAATCTATGAGGACACTttgacctagttaccgactgcctcatgatctgaaaacatgaagttaaaaacggtgagtataaacctagtgagtgaataaggaagggaacaagcaacaataaggaaaatttaaagaaatcatgatgcatttatctttaaataatgcaatttggtTTTGTTCTTatcaaaacccctcatgtaaaccccagatgagtaaatcacttaatGGAAaaggtccatgctcaacaaaggatttgaagagtgaaaactttaatagcattcatgcaattcaagtcaagtaaacgaCAGGTCCTCGCTACagtgaaaatgcattctcgctgtagcgataTTGGTCTTCAATTATCAACTGGTCGAGGGTTTCTTAGCtggctgagggtttctcaccaaacctccttgtttcaaatttaattcattaattccttaatgtttgaagtccatgctcaactatggtccaaagaagtggaaaatagggcagTAATTGAACAAGATAATAAGCaagacagaaagtttctcgctacagcgaaattcacgccataaaacaaaaagtttctcactgcagcaagaatgaatctcgctgcagcgagaagcttcAACAactttctcgttgtagcgagaactAGGTTTGCTAAAAACCCTCAAAACaagagagtttcttgctgcagcgagaaatagagcaCTAAGAAAAAAGTCTCCATTCCCTCAAAAAAAAGCCATCCTACTAAAATgacaaaagcaacatgaaacacaaataaattcccaaagttcaacatgtcaaattttcacatacattacaaccctataccatattcatgagcttttTATGACATACatctatgtatgtatatatatatatatatatatatatatatacaatacNNNNNNNNNNNNNNNNNNNNNAGCACAtggttgggtcatcatcggcttatgggCACttttactcgcacatagccaagtcagcatcggcttatgcgctctcctactcgcacatagctaggtcattatcattacacaacattattcttatatatatatatatatatcaacacagtataggagcacataggtccgtccttttacacatttcacattttcacaacatcaaaatatcttatcaagggcttgttccccggcacacatttttaaagaaaagttgaaataaatcattcaaatgtgtcatacaaatacaattatatctcccaaaatgattttgaaatgcaagttcactcacgggtattttgttgaacctttagttgactctaacttccctaatggtccaaatggggcgatggggcttcgttggaacctaccatcacattagcatcaccattaTGTCAATTCAaatacttataaattctaaaagctttctcttagctagcttcccCTTGCCATTTAggtggctatctatgttcactaccTTAATCGCTCTAAAGTGAatgaacaacctcaactaccaAAACACCCACAAgtctaaacactaatcattttcaacattaaaaatcaattctaagtcactactcaccttggtagcttgtatttgaaattctttccaaaaactttcaaaCTAATATTGaagctctctttttctctctctaaaacacctagctagtgagagaaagtatgaaaataagatttttcaaggcttttaaagtgagaaagtgaaggagtacaagggttctatgcaaaagtgcacaaaagcttAAAAATTAGAGCTATTTTGAGGAAGGTTATGGACCTTTCATATCAAGTtttcatggaggatgaaagcaacATGAAATGAgaggaagaaggagaagaaaagctgctgaagaatgaagaagctgttggaaaaaaaaaagatatttataactCAAGCTTATctaactccacttaaattacgaaaatgccctcaACTAGTTAGCTCATTCTCCTCCAaccctttatgcaatctttttactcttttgacactgaaacaaaagtccataatggtttagaaatgctcgggtttgagaaatttaaaaattttgacccgatatgaaaaatgaccattttgcccctaccatgaaaatcatcatcatttttatttcctttgtcattttacccttattttatcattcatttatgccttaggcctacttaggccataatattgtttaaaatcttacttttaggggctttctaaggaaatgatgaaattacccttagtCCATATTATCGCGTCTATTTCTAATTACGAGTCTATAGAGGTCAAAGTCTCACAAGAAACTCCTGTTAATTCACTATACTCGTTCACCAATCCAAGTTATTGCTTTAAACCATATACTTTCCTGGCATGATTTGAACAATAAGCATAATAAATCAATTTGACCTTTAATCCATATAATCATATGTAAATACATCATAGTCTAAAATCTCtaattgaatgtttatatTGAAACTAGTATTCatttacaaaagaaaacaaagtacAATGACTCAACCTCTAGCAATAGAGCGACTCGAATAagatgctatgagatgcctttacctatctaCGGTGGACAATGATTACCAATGAATGCACGCTAGGCCGATCACTATCTTCATAAGGGAAATAAGGGGTGAGTCTCAAAGACTTAATGATCATCGGCTCTGTGAGCAAGGCGTAGATGGAAAACAAGCCAAGGATAggaaatttgaatattaaaaatatatgaaaacaAATTAGTTCAAAAAGGTAATTTGTGCCTTACACGTAAAACCAGAAATTTTAATGCAAGATAATCGTTTAAATCAAGTATCAATCCAATTCATCTAAAGATCTATGCTGACAAAATCATTTAACAACTTGCTTGAAGCAAATCAGTATAGTCATGCATGCTCCAGTAAAATCTAACATTAACAAAGCTCATATGCAAATTCGTAAATCACCTTGTACGTGAATAGTTAAATCCAATGTCATTGTATAAGTAAGGGAGCTGAGGAAAAACTGTTGTTTCTCACCATGCAAAAACTACGAATGTGAAGACCCCAAAAGGATATCACTCTCGAGTAGATAATAGTAATCGCTTATGGATCCACTTTGACATAATAACAATCCAGGAGCACCGTTCCACTAGATTCCCACAACCATGGTAGTCTCGACGATGTTGGCTAACAtcaaagaaatcaagctaTCGCAACTGCATATAtcacttgtggcctagccacatatacATATCCAAGACCATGGCCCTAGCTACGTCTAATAGCTCATCGACACCCAAAGGTTCTTTAGTTAGAGCGTACTTGTGCACAAAGGTCATACTTTTTTGATGTGACATTCAGCCTACTCTCAAATCTCCTCGTTTggtaaaaccatttaaaagaaaattgggTTCTAAAAAGCTCATTACAAATTCATTTCAAAAGTACCAATCATGGTAACATCATAATACCTCTTTTTGTAAGACTTTGCAATGTAAAACCTTTgcatgaattttaaatatcAAGTCAGCATGGTGAATATATGTAATTTgttcatgaatgcacatcacaAAAATCAATAAGGCACACTTTGATATAAATCGTGGTAAAAAGCTTGTTTCACGGTTTTCAAATCCTTTTACATATAtaacctatatatatatagccaaaacaatttcaaacattATTGCATCCACAATCGCCTAGCATTTttaccagctcatgctttccacaataacaGTTTGTAAATCTCTCCAAATCAAGTATACAAATCACTTATTAATTTCTAACAAcccatgctttccacaatgtCATTAAATAATTCATTGATAAATTACTTTACGTATAATATTGAAtcttttgaaatagacacccTTTACTCACCTTTCAATGGTGGGATATCACTTCGCCACTTATTCGGTTACATTTTCTCCTTTAGTTAATCACCACAATGCTCCTTTTCAACTTGCACACTTTCTAGTAATAAACCAAGCTTAATATTCTTAGTGTTTATCAttcccatttttcttcctcattCAAACATTAATCATCATTATAACAACTTACATCATGCTAGAATCATCATTCTTTCTCACTTAATCTTTACATATTCATGTacattttgacatattttttacTAAGGAAATTCATAGCTCttacttgcgtaattctttacaTTATGTGTACCGGCAACTTATTTATAGCATTAAGTGCCCATTTCAACCTTTCCAAGCAATTTTCatccaaatccatcttatattttcataacatTAACCATATATATGGCAGCAATAATCATTCCcattttacttaattatttgCAAGTTTAAATGCATCATTATCTATCAAACTTTCAATGCTTTATTTCTCAATCCACCATTCATATTATTCCTCCTCATCCTTTCAAATAACATACCAAGCAAACTTaatattcctaactagctcaTGCATGTTAGATTCTTTCAACAAGTATATTTACTTTTAACATGCCGCCACTAAGCACAATATCAATTTCCATTCATGTTATATCAACATTCTTAAGATTTTCAATCTTTCACAACAACACATATccacaaattttattttttcaagcTTTCAACTAGCATAATTGTTTCCTAACCATACTCAAAGCATCACACAATCATTTCACATTCCATGCCTTACCTTTGTGATGGATTAGGCCTTGCATGCAACCTTAATATCCTTCCAATGCTCCAATCACCAAATTGGCAACATGATTCACAAGTTATTTCTTCAAAGATCTTACCAACAATGGCTCAAAACACAATATTATGCTTACCACttctctttcactttgaaTCCACCATGCACCCATGGTTTTGGTAGCTTGCATGTCACCAAATCTtgtccaatcaagccaatctttgctgccacaaaacATTTCTTATAGTTACCAACccattttcaaagattattcaagttaaaaccaaaatccttaccttatttTCCCTTGAATCTTGAAacccacttgatatttcttcaaATGCCCTTGAATCACTCTTTAAAACATGTGAACCTTTGAGATTCTAaacatcaaagtatgggtgaaatggaagaaaaaggtaaaaaaccCTTCCTTTCTCCCACGGTTTTCCCTTGAACCCTCATTACCCGAGCTTTCcacttttctctccttttttctttttgtttctctttttcttcctctcaaGTGGAACTTCTTAGGCTTGCTCTTCTcccttttattctttaaatgGCCAACCCTCTCTCAACTTCTCAAAGCTAGTTcacctttctctctcttactCTCCCAAAGGCACGATTTTTGCTTAAGTtcccaagccattttccttttcttttctctttcttttcattatttactTGGTCACCTTCATGAACCAATCAAAACACATGCATTCTTATTCTTCCTATTTCATTTGGCCACTCTTTGAAACTAATCACAATACATGCACCAATTcaccttttattttcatttggccACTTTGCCAACCAATGGGTTTTCATGCaccaatttcttttcttgcaCATTGGTTAAATATTCACTTTTCATTATCCTTCCATTCTTTAATTCATTTCCATTTAATCCCACCTTATTTGTACCCAATGGTCTTTCATGCATTCTCCCATCTTATTTCTCATTTGGCCACttaatgcaccaatctctttACATGCAAATagatttaagtttttttttctttttacttcacatggtgggggtcccacatgttccTCATGAACTTTCTCCTTGCATGCATActtttgcatgtaatagtaaaTTTACATGCATATTCCATCCTCCCACACAATCcaatttttagttaatttccatttagcttcaaatattgtaattgcacataagtcctcaacttttccttatttatcATTTGACCCTCCAtacttttcatcctttataATTTGGTCCTtcaatcatttcttttaatttcaatttccttctatctttcttccttcatACTtgtacatataaaatataaaatttgcactTTACCAAgatgtcaccataatatttaaatatatacttacccgctcttcctttattaaataaaggcaCGTGGGCCTCACTTACGTtgtttttcctcaaaattcattcttacttcttcttccccacttagattaaccatatactcctccttTATAACTAATTttgacaataaataaaatattatattttaataatattttattaataaaatattattttattccaaaattctccacttgtctccttgggtCCCAAAGTGCCCCACTTTGCCTCGGTTCATTTCCAAATTGCCTTCTAACTcactaattcatcctcgacaaaaatattattatttaattattattttctcgcatgtaaaatattttatactaaAATATTCCCTGCACCCATCACCACTCTTTAgcactcaatttttttttacgtCAATTGACCCTTAGTCTTGTTGATAAGGTCTTATTGGCTCCTATACGTGGGTATGAGGTGTTACAAATGTTATACACTGGCCTCTATGAACAATATATTGAAAAACTAGCACGAAGGGATGGCTAATGCTGCTGACATAATGTTGCACCTACATGAGATGTTTGGTACAAAAACAAGGTTtgctaaaataaaaacaatcaatGCTTTTAAGGACATTAAGCAGAAACCTGGGGAGCTAGTTAGAGATTACATACTAAAAGTGATCTCTTGTCTCAATAAGGCAGAACTAAATGGTGCTGAGATAGATGCGAAAACGCAAATATTAATGATCGTTCATAGCTTAAATTGGTCATTTTCACAGTTCAAATTAGATTATGAACTACACACTAAGGATTACACCTTAAATGGGCTAATAAATGATCTCCAAAATGTGGAGGAAgttcttgatttgaaaaagaaacctGAAACACATGCAGTTTCCACTTCTAAGCCCAAACCCAAGGGTAAAAAGAAGATAACTGGGAATAAAAAGACTTCTAAAGGCTCAATGGGAGCAAAGAAAAGGCCTATGGAAAAAAAGACTACTTTAAAAGACAACATCAAAGGAAAATGTTTCCATTGTGGTGTGAAAGGACATTAGAATCGAAATTGCAAGGTTTGCCTTGAAGAAATCCAGAAGAGTTAACAACGTATGGGTTTTCTAAATATGTTAGAGGCCTATTTAGTGGTTGATTCTATGGATACTTGGATAGTAGATTCTGAAACTACTAACCATGTTTGTAATTCTATACAGGGGTttcaacaaaggagaaaactgAGTAAAGGGCAGTTTCGAATGAAAATGGCAAATGGCACATTCGTTTCAACATTAGCAGTGGGAACCATTATTCTTCAATTTCCTTATGGTCATAACTtggttttggaaaatgtttattaCATTCTAGAgacttataaaaatttgatttttgtcttttgtttaataaagtatggacattcaatttattttagtgAGACATTCACTATTTATTTGAATACggattttatttgttatggAATTGTAAGATataatctttattttcttgagCCTATGACTTATTTTGCAAATCCTATAGAAGCAATACAATTTAAAACTGAAAGAGTCAAAGAATCTaacataaatgaaaattatttttggaatCTGCATTTAGGTCATATCAATCAAAATAGACTTAATAGGCTTATAAATAATGGTATTCTACTAGACATGGTTGAGGGTCCTTTACTATAGGTGGGTCTTGTATTGAAGTTAAAATGACTAATAGGCCTTTCAAGGAAAAGGTAACAGAATGCTAAACGTTTTAGACTTGGTGCATGCAAATATGTATGGACCAATGAATGTAAAAGCTAAAGGaggttatgaatatttgataACTTTTATTGATGACTACTCAAGACATGGCTCTGTGTATTTAATGCATAAAAAAAGTGAATCCTTCAAAAAGTTTAAAGAGTTCAAAGTCGAAGTTAAAAAGCAACTAGGCAAGCCATTGAAACAACTTCGATATGATAGGGGAGGTGTGTACTTTTCAAATGAATTTTAGCAATATCTCATTGACACTAGGATAGTTTCCAATTTGTCTATGCCGAGAACACCTCAACATAATGGTGTaactgaaaaaagaaataagactCTTTTAGAAATGGTTAAATCAATGATGTTCTATGCTAACGTTCCAATCTCATTCTGGGGGTATTGTATGCAAACTGCTGAGTACTTGCTCAATTTTGCTCCATCTAAGTCTGTGCCAAAGACACCAAGGGAGCTCTGGACAAGGCGTAAATCATTTGTACGTCATCTGCAAACTTGGGGGTATTTTGCACATGTTTTAAAGCTTGAGTCCACAAAGATGGAACCAAGACTGAGGTTTGCTTGTTTGTAGGATTCCAAAGGGAACAAGAGGTTATTACTTTTATAGTCCTCTAGATAAGAAAGTTTTCGTTAGTGCGAATGCCACTTTCTTAGAGGAAAAGTTTCTGAGAAATCATAAACCTAGAAGTAAACTTGTCTTAGAAGAATTGTCTGATTCTTCATATTTAAGAgttcattttgaatatgtcATAACACAATTTGATTCAAAGGTTGAAACAGAAACACAACCTGAACATCAAATAGTGGTGCCTCAAAGTAGTGGGAAGGTTGTGAAACAACTAGAGAAATACATGGGTTTGGGAGAAAACATGATTGCACTCTCAGATGAACATGAATCTGATCCTATTACATATAAGGAAGCTATTAACGATGTAAATGCTGAAGAATGGAATAAAGCAACAAAATCTGAGTTAGACTCCATGGATTCCAATAAAGTATGGACTTTAGTAGATCCACTTGAAAGGATAAAACCTATAGGGTACAAATGAATttataagagaaataaaggaAGTGATGGAAAAGTAGAGACCTTCAAGGCTGGACTAGTGGCCAAGGGTTTTACCTAAAGAGAAAAGATTTACTATGATGAAACTTTCTCGTCGGTTGCTatgcttaaatccatcaagATCTTCCTATCCATAGTTAAACATattgattatgagatatggCAAATGGATGTCAAGACTACATTTTTAAATAGGCATCTTGAAGAGCGCATTTATATGGCTCAACTATaaggtttcattaaaaaggGCCACAAGCATAAGGTTTGTGAATTGCATAGGTCCATTCATGGACTTAAGCAAACACCTAGGACTTGGAACATAAGATTTCATACTGCCATCAAATCATacaatttccaacaaaatgtTGATGAACCTTGTGTCTATAAAAAGATAGAAGATAAAAAGGTTTTTTTGTAgtattttatgttgatgacattctACTCATTGGGAATGATGTAGGAATGTTATCAACAGTTAAAGGTTGGCTAAACCAATAACTCAATATGAAGGATTTGGGAGAAGCTACCTATGCTCTAGGGATTAAACTTATAAAGAATCGTAAGAACAAGCAAATAGAAATATTTGGCCAAGTTTGCTATGCAAGATTCCAAGAAGGGTTTTACGCCCTCTAGACATGGAATCAAACTTTCTAAGGGAATGACACCTAAAACTCTAGAAGAAGTTGAAAACATGAGACGGATTCCATATACATCTGCTGTTGGAAGTCTCATGTATGTTATGCTGCACTAGGCTAAATATTTGAGATGTAGTTGGATTGGTTAGCATATTTTAGTTAAACTCAGGCATGAAGCACTAGACTACAAtcaagtgcatttttaaatatctttgtAAAACAAAGAATTGCATGTTTGTATATTCTGGAAGTGACCTTGTAGCAACAAGGTACACTAATTCAGATTTTCAATCTAATGTTGATTCTAGGAAATCTACATCAGGATTTGTTTTCACCACTAAAGGAAGAGCCATACTTTGGAGGAGTGTAAAGCAATCTTGTATTACAGACTCTACTAAGGAGGTAAAGAATGTTATGGCTTGTGAAGTAACAAAGGAAGTTGTAAGGCTCTGTAAGTTACTTATGGACCTTGAAGTAATTCCAGATGTGGACAAGCCTATTACACTCTATTGTGATAACAGTGAAGCAATGGCTAACTCAAAAGAATCGCGAAATCATAAAGCAGCAAAACATATTGAAAGGAAGTATCATCTCATTCGAGAGATCATACCACATGGAGAAGTATTTGTTAAGAAAATTCCAATAGAGCAGAACCTCGCTGATCCATTCACGAAGACTTTAACACAAAATAGTTTCGATGGTCACCTAGAAGGTTTTGGAATGAGGGATATGTCATACTTGTTTTAGGGCAAGTGGGACattgttaggaattttgagaatatggtgcaTTGAAATGCAAGTGTATTCTCAtgcttaatttcattaaatttgtaatgaaagtacattttgataataagacgaaaagtttgttttaaatgggcatttattatctagttattaaggtaccatgattctattgagatattaaaatacatttgtatgaagagtcatacataggagacatgtattttaattgaatcaaaaaattattcacagccatataataaagctagtcactttattgtgttaaggCTGTAGTGTCTAAATTACTTCCAATGAAATGAATGTGATTCACTTCAAgagaatgatgagtctcaaatcatcgaaATGGTTAAGTTTGAGTAATGATACTATATTTGTATCAATTTAAgataggaaaaatattttttgtcttaatctagataagaaaacatatttgtctcaatNNNNNNNNNNNNNNNNNNNNNNNNNNNNNNNNNNNNNNNNNNNNNNNNNNNNNNNNNNNNNNNNNNNNNNNNNNNNNNNNNNNNNNNNNNNNNNNNNNNNNNNNNNNNNNNNNNNNNNNNNNNNNNNNNNNNNNNNNNNNNNNNNNNNNNNNNNNNNNNNNgataaaatatttttgttttattaaagacaagagttgtcttaaataaagataatactAAGAGGATTCTTgtaaaatgaatctagacatccatgttgataaaaaagactccatgtttgactatcactattatatttattattaattctttttaaaaaaagatggataataataaaataagaattattattcaacaaagagttttattttatcaagaactctaaatgataattaaataattaaattatttattctttattttttattttgataattatggagcatgttggatgcttccataactctaaatggatggtcaagatcaatttaaaggttttttattttgattaaacctttgaggcaaaagttttaataaaaagagaagagattggaagaaaagaaatgtatgtatttttttcttgaaaacgTTTCAACTGTCACTTCTCTTCTCCTCCTCTAAACTTTGACGtatctttcttcctctctcccaTTCTtggctaaatttttttgaaagaaaatagccattaatttttaggaagaaaagagagacaaaatCGGTTGCCATCTTGTAGTCTAGCATTAcacaccttgtccactcaaggttcaagttgaaagcattcttgaagaataaatggtaaacttgtttggttaagaaatcattcatttgtgtcgtggtatttgaaaataagaatctcaaaataaaaagtattttttttcttacttaatagattcttatttttttaggatgtgattatgttacttgcaatcagaaaatagtttagctcataatttctaataaaaaaatatctaaagaaatttagccatgaattcaaaacaagaaaataagaataacacaaaagagagaaagaaactaatgtTGAATCCTAGTAAATCTCAAAACTCACTCAATTGCTTTTGAATTCTTGCTTGCTTCATAGCTCCAATTCTCTAGAAATTTGTTTCTGTTCCCCCCTTGAATGCTCACCAAAAAGGTTATTAAATATGTGCAAAGTGCCCTACTTTCCAATTTTCCATCCAAAGTATATTTTTGGAAGTCAAAGTTGTATCGTGGCCATGATTTTCTGGCCCCATGGAGCAGTGCTCTTCCTTGGTAGCACCACAGCACTTTGCTCTCAAGTTTTTGGATGATGCCCCCATGATGCTCAGCATCGCGGCCATAGTTCTTTAACACTGCAGCTATCTCATTTTCAGCTTTGTGGCACTCTAGCCATGCTACATGAAGTGCAAAACTACATCTATCTATCAACTTCGAATGTGATTTTCACCTTGATCTAGTCCTAACTGAGTAAAgtgtaaacatgaaagttgtagcccatTCTTTTAACTTTCCAATGAATCAAAAATCACAACAATTGGATTTTTACAACTTAATTTATCTTCAAATTATTGCAACATGTACGGGTAACAGCTTCACCACACTTATGCTATTATAACTTTCTTTCAACTTGCTCATCATATTTTGTACAAAACCATGAGAAAAATTGGCAATAACTTTTCCTAAAGtaatttaagagaaattaaagTGAATTTAAACTAACACCAACTAATTTAACTATTCAATATGTAATCTAACTTCTTGTCAAGCCCGGCTctataatatgtttattatgccattcctacataagaatgcatgtttgcttacttgggtacctcgaaaatcgttaaaggatgacaatgtaccaaatggtacaattaagttgaattaagcctcaaactagtctaaatagagattttaagatgaaattaagaattttaaaacctcagaatgacttaaaatggtgattcggagttcgaggaccgatttggagtcaaattggaattttcatgacctaggggccaaatggtcattttgacactcgaggttaagatgtgagtgttggatgaaatttttgactaagattgatcatttggagtataatttgagtctgagaagtgaaaatttttaatttcggcattttttcgagcataagggcaaaatagtcattttgccaccctatgggcaaatttgtaattttacaccacccaacacttgtccagcacatggattttacccaatattatctggataattgaaggattttatgtgatggagaaagaaagctcaatagttaagaatttaaaaattgaccaatggtaaggtgacaagttttaagcttttatttctttattattttccttataaattagcacaaaagcaacccatttctcattcttatggccggccaaagcaagaacaaaggaagaaaaggaagaacaaaaccctagttggaaaaattcaagggaaaagtgtgaaaattcaaggaaacaagtgaaaa from Theobroma cacao cultivar B97-61/B2 chromosome 9, Criollo_cocoa_genome_V2, whole genome shotgun sequence harbors:
- the LOC108663263 gene encoding uncharacterized protein LOC108663263, whose translation is MANAADIMLHLHEMFGTKTRFAKIKTINAFKDIKQKPGELVRDYILKVISCLNKAELNGAEIDAKTQILMIVHSLNWSFSQFKLDYELHTKDYTLNGLINDLQNVEEVLDLKKKPETHAVSTSKPKPKGKKKITGNKKTSKGSMGAKKRPMEKKTTLKDNIKGKCFHCGVKGH